The nucleotide sequence TCCTGTGTTGTGTAGGTTTGAGAAACACAAGAATTCCAGAAAGGGATAGCTGCTATTGACACTGCATCATGGCATTTGCCACACCAACACAGATGTGGGAGCTCTCAAATAGCACATGAACCCATGGACCTTAGAAGCAGGAAAACGGCTTCAGGACAAGTAGTGAAGagtctggagaggggaggacagggttcgagtggttttgcctcaaaaagaaagaaaaaaacagtcCATCAACCATTTGCAGTCCTACAGAGGAGCCAGGGTCTCTTGTGTCCTCCACTTCCATGACCCCCACCCTcgtgaccccccccacccctccgtgCATCAGGACCTGAACACGTGCACCGCCCGCACCACGTACTGCCTGCAGATGGGGCACTCGTTCATGCGCTTGCCACACTTGCTGCAGGTGACCATGTGACCACACTCCAGCAGAACACAGTCGATGGGAGAGTCCATGCAGATCCGGCACAGGTTCTCCTCCAGGCTTTTGGGCGCCGCGgactctgggagagagacagagaacaggaTGAGGTTCCACTGAGGCGTCTCCATCTATGTGAGTACTTGAATATTTTAATGGAGTCTTTCTTACCTTCTTCATTCTCAGTGTTGGACactaaaataaagaaaaaaaattgttATACACGACACATTCCAGAACAATCTAACTTAAACCAATATGTAAGGAAGTTTGTGAGTaatatcatttagcagacagttTTTTTTCAAAGCGATGTACatcaggatttgaacctgcaacctcttcagtcaaatgctctaaccaccgagCTACCCGTCCCGGACGCAGGGTTCTCTCACCGAGGTTCTGGAGGTCTTTCTGGTCGTTGTACAGGCGGGTGACTCTCTCCATCAGCTCCCACTTCTCACAGCAGCCCTTGAAGTTGACGAAGTTGCGAGCGAGGATCTCCTTGAGCTGTCGGACGCTGAGGCCCTCCacgtcctccaccctgctcaggTCCGACAGCGACGCCCTGCGCCCCGGGACCAGTGCCTCGTCACCGTCTGAAGACTGCAGCACAACAGAGATGAGGAAATGTTATACTTAGAACGTACAAGCACACAACATATTTACATAATTAAAGTTGTTAATAAGTATGTGAGAATATTGGTACATTTTAAGTACACTTTAAACAGCGTAGAAAAATATATAATGAATGTGTTAAGCCCTCAATTAACCCTCCATCTAACCCAGACAACACATCCCTGCTtttacctcctcttcctcttcctcctcttcctcctcctcttcctcctcctcctcagataTCTGATCTGATGCCTCCGTCTCTGGTCCAGGCTGCTCCGACTGGTCTGGGGTGGTGTCTGGGCTggtgggggcgagggagggcgtgggggaggcggagagggaggtgggcagCACCCCGGGCAGCGCCCCGGGCAGGGCggcgggcagggaggcaggcagagaggcaggcagggcccCGGGCCTGCTCACAGcctcgctgctgctgctgctgcttctggGGGAGTGCTGCCCCAGAACcagctccaccagctcctccttctcccggCAGGTCTGGGTGGGGACCTCGTGAAGGTGGAGGTACTCTCGCAGCTCCCTCACCTGGTGGAGGATGGTACGCCGTCAAGGGGCTGCATTTAGATGGTGCTTTTCTGCCGTAAAGGTACTCATTCATCAAGCGCTTCACACACATCtatgcagccacacacaaacacatctatgcagatgcacacacacacacacacacacgggtgtcACACCTTCAGCCTCATCAGCTGGGCGCGGTCGAAGAAGGTTCCGTGGAAGCGCTGGCAGGTGTGGCAGAGGCGTGGGCGAGGTGGCTCCAGCTGCACAGAGCAGCGCCCACAGAAGCTCTTcttacagtccacacacacatgctgaggagagagaacacacacacgctgaggagagagagacaagctaaAGAGAGACGTAGTGAGGAGCCTGGGCcacatgttgctttggatacaaGTGTCTGCTAAACGAAAACATTCTTAGAATaatgaggaagaaaaaaagattccTCCGATAGAAGCGTCTTGGTAGACTTGACAGTGTTGATGGTACACGATGGATGGGAATGTGCGCTTGTCAATAAGGGCAACGTGAAATGGTTTGTGGTTTTACAGGCTCCAACATCTCTGTTGGGGGCTGACAACAAGCCCCATCCTGAGCTGGGCTTCGTTTGTCTTTCCTGATTACCACTGCTTTTAATGGACATGTTGAACCAGTTAGACTGGCCAAGACAACAGCCACTGGGTCATGAAGGAGCACCTGAAACCTCCTTTCTCTGTTCCATCGAGCCTGATCTCAGGTGGAACGACACACGCCACATCTGGGAACAAGACGGCCGCCTCAGGAGAGCGTCACctgcggggtgggggggtcctACCTTCCTGGCGATGGTGTTAAACTGGCCTCCGCAGGCCTTGCACAGGTGCTCGGGGGACGTGGGGGACAGGCTGTAGCCTGAGTTGGTGTAGGCCTGGCGCCATGAGCTGCTCGTTTCTTCCACTGTGGCGGTGGGTTCCAGACAGGACCAGCTACAACAAGATGTCCACATGCTCCTGcctgctcgcacacacacacatgtacacacacacacacatgtacacacacatgtacacacacacacacacacacacatgtacacacacacacacacatgtacacacacacacacatgtacacacacacacacacatgtacacacacacacacatgtacacacacatgtacacacacacacacatgtacacacacacacacatgtacacacacacacacatgtacacacacatgtacacacacacacacatgtacacacacacacatgtacacacacatgtacacacacacacacacatgtacacacacacacacatgtacacacacatgtacacacacacacacacacacacgtacacacacaaacacatgtacacacatgtacacacacacacacacatgtacacacacacacacacacatgtacacacacacacacacatgtacacacacatgtacacacacacacacacacgtacacacacaaacacatgtacacacacacacacacatgtacacacacacacatgtacacacacatgtacacacacaaacacatgtacacacacaaacacatgtacaaacacatgtacacacacacacaaacacatgtacacacacatgtacacacacacacacacacacaaacacatgtatacacacacaggaagttaaATCACAAAGAGACGCAACAATAACTGCATGGAAAGATAAAGTATGCCAGTAAGACAAACTAGTGGTTTGGAGATGAGGTTAGTTGTACATCCTGTATGTGGTTCCTGCATATTCCACACAAACAAGGTACACAGGTATTGAAGGAGCGATTTATTAAACTTCTAACAGCACCAGCTTTATCAGCATGATCTCACCTATCTTATCAATAGTTTAATCATGTACAACACAAAGTATGTGGGATAATAACACGAAACTGAGGTGAAAGTGACTAATCTCTTGTTGTTTTTCTCATATTCAACCTCCACGGTTGTGATTTCGGTGCAATTGGCACTTTGAAGAGTGCACAAGAGCCTTTCCATAACGCTCTGCAATTTTCTCCTACGCCGATAATTGAAGCCACACAATGGTGTAACAAGTCTGGCCTGATCTACAGCTAGCTGGTGTCATGACAATGAGAGGGCAGTGTGTCTGGTTGGGGCATTGTTCACAGGGCTAGAGTTATGCACGGAAATGACCCTTGCAAGACAAAAGGCATTTGATGGCTAAGAATCCTGTGTGCAAGACATGAATGCAGGTACCACAACTTGCATctgatatatttattttataaatCACGTTTACGTGTTCTTTGGACTATTGTGGAACACTAACATTTGCCTAATAACATGTGACACTAGCTTGAGCCCTAGTATTTAATCGGAATTTACTTTCTAGGATCTTTCTCCTGTAACCATGTAATGTAACACAGATACTATCGGGGTGTACCCTAGCTGGTGGCAAGATGCCAAGAGTTGAAGTTCGATGAAGTCCAACTAATTGTTTTCACTTGACTCTCCGGTGTGAATCGGTATCCTCAGTTGACAGCGCTTACCTTGAGAAGCGACAGGTCCGTAAAGTAATCAGTTTGGTTGACAATTACGAAGTGGGTTATAGCAGGCTATTGATAATTGTTGAAAGAGACGATAAATACGACTTTTCGTATGGAGCGAGTTTCAGGAAGCAACACAAATGAGCTGTTGCTTCCCTGAACccgcctccccccgccccctggcTGCCAGCCGGCAGCCGCCTCCCAACACGAGCTCTCTGATTTCCCTCCGCAACTACAACCCAGGTTCCAGGAAAAACGGCACACCTGTGAGTCACAAACCTGTCTTGTGCTTTCGAGTTGTTAAGTTATTTATTGTTTCCAGTAATTGATCCAAGAAGGAGGTGAGACATAAATAATGAAATGTCACCTTCTCCTGTAACACCACCTTTGTCCTAATTAAATGTAACATCAACCTCTAACACATTGGCTCATAATTTATCGCATTGAAATCTTCACCACTACTGGTCCGGCCTGCTCAAATCAGTGGATACACAAGCCTGCAGTAGCCTACATGCCTACTAAAGCTCATATTCCACTTTATTGACGTGTATTCACCATAACGCCGGTTCCTGGAATAGGATCGATTCTAATGACATGTCAGCGATAGTAGGTGTTATCCGGACACGCCTACAGATATTTGCCTTGGGCAAAATAAACTGGTTTATTGACAAATCAAAGACCCTGGTGGCGTTTAAAAAACAGTTTGTCAGAGTAGGCTACTGACATTGTTTTTTATTGGACGAAACGAAGCTAATTGTATTCCGTGGCCTGTATCACGGAATACTGGGTGTGATGATCTCCTCAAATAGCAGGCTGGTGATCCTGCATGATGCTCTGCTATTTCTAATGGGATGCCCCGGTTGATTTAACACAACGTTGGAACATTACGGACATCATCGTTGAAAATTAGCAATGGTCCGGTAACCGTTTTATAATGTTCACGCTTTCCAGAATATTTAATCACATTTCACTTGTGAGAACATCCAGCACTCGCCGGCTTGACAGCCACGGATACACTAGCGACCTTACCTGGGTGACCCGGAGCA is from Osmerus eperlanus chromosome 27, fOsmEpe2.1, whole genome shotgun sequence and encodes:
- the zgc:171740 gene encoding E3 ubiquitin-protein ligase rififylin — protein: MWTSCCSWSCLEPTATVEETSSSWRQAYTNSGYSLSPTSPEHLCKACGGQFNTIARKHVCVDCKKSFCGRCSVQLEPPRPRLCHTCQRFHGTFFDRAQLMRLKVRELREYLHLHEVPTQTCREKEELVELVLGQHSPRSSSSSSEAVSRPGALPASLPASLPAALPGALPGVLPTSLSASPTPSLAPTSPDTTPDQSEQPGPETEASDQISEEEEEEEEEEEEEEEELISVVLQSSDGDEALVPGRRASLSDLSRVEDVEGLSVRQLKEILARNFVNFKGCCEKWELMERVTRLYNDQKDLQNLVSNTENEEESAAPKSLEENLCRICMDSPIDCVLLECGHMVTCSKCGKRMNECPICRQYVVRAVHVFRS